The genomic stretch CTGGGATGGGAGGAGGAAGGCTAGGTGGCTGACACAAAATCCTTGACGCTACCCCTCATCACACTTTGAATATAAATATATATTTATATAACTCTTAATTTATATATCATCCAAATAACGAGATTTCAATCCTTTTTGCCTGCCTTTCTCGCCTATACTATCCCCGAATGGCACGTGGACACGGGAGATCTAAGCTAAATTCCTCGCCGCCAGGTTCTCCTCGATGCGCCGCTTCACGTCTGCCTTGATCCTCCCCTTTTCCTCCTCGTCGTAGGTGAGGACGGAAGCTTTCTTCACCCCGTAGTCCTCCACCATCTCCACCCGGATGTCCGGCTTTCTCCCGGAATGTTCCTCCACGATCTTGGAACAGCACATCACCGGGCAACCCTCGATGATCACGAAGAGTCCCGCCCCCGCGATCTTGTTCAGTCCGGTGTCCTTGTCGATGGCCACCGCGGGCAGGCACACCAGGTGGTAGTCCTCGTTCTCCTTCACCAGCTCCGTAGCCACCGCCCCGGCCAGCTGCCCGGTATTGGCGGCCCCGTAACAGGTGGCGATAACCACTTTGAACTCGGCCATTTTTCCTCCTTTTCTTCGTTCTCCATCCGCTTACATTTCCATCGTTTTCCCAGGCCTCCCGCATATCCTGACTTTCTTCGTTTCCCACTGTTAGCCCGGGCTTGTGTGTTCCAACGGTTATAAAGCTTTTCTCCAGGTGAAAACCTCTCTTTCCAATTCCCTTTCGGAATCTCAACTTCAGGTGAATAAAATTCCGATCAACCGCCTAAGCACTAACCTG from Actinomycetota bacterium encodes the following:
- a CDS encoding putative zinc-binding protein; translation: MAEFKVVIATCYGAANTGQLAGAVATELVKENEDYHLVCLPAVAIDKDTGLNKIAGAGLFVIIEGCPVMCCSKIVEEHSGRKPDIRVEMVEDYGVKKASVLTYDEEEKGRIKADVKRRIEENLAARNLA